GCCGACGGGCAGCGCGCGGTGGCGCAGGTGATCCTGAACCGAGTGGCCCACCCCAGCTATCCGGCCAGCGTGTGCGGCGTCGTGTTCCAGGGCAGCGAGCGGCGCACAGGCTGCCAGTTCTCCTTCACCTGCGACGGATCGCTGGCCCGCATTCCTGCCCGCGCGGCCTGGGACCGGGCGCGCGGGATCGCTGCCGCAGCGCTGGCGGGCTATGTTCACCGCCCGGTCGGCTTCGCGACGCACTATCACGCCACGTACGTCCTGCCTTACTGGGCATCGAGCCTGGAAAACGTCGGCACGATTGGCCTGCACACGTTCTACAAGTGGCGCGGCGTCGCGGGCCGCAGCGACGCGTTCGCGGCGCGTTATCGCGGGCACGAGCCGGCCGCGGCCCCGCACCCACGGGCGGCATCCCCCGTCGCCGATTCCGCGGCGGATCCGGTCGTGCTGGCGGAGGCCTACGAAGCGGCGCGGCGCAAGGCTGCCGACACGGCCGCCTTCGCTCCGGTCGCGTCGGAGTTCGCTGCGTCAGCTTCGTCCCGCACCGTTGCGCCCGCGCCCGTTGTCGACACGCTCCCGCAGGCGAGCAACGTGAAGCCCGAATACGCCAACTCGGGCCGCTGGATCGCGCAACCCGGTGCACGCCCCGCGGGGTAAACGCCCTGGCAACCGTGTCGCTATACCGGGGCGTAGGAGTGTGCCGCCATACGCCGTTGCGCCATTCGGGCTCGCAGGAAAGCAGTATCATCATGCCTCTTCATTTCGCCGCCGCGCGGGGTGCCTCGCCCGCGCCGGTCGCCCGCGCGCTCACCGCGCCGCGGCCTTACGACGCTGCGAACGATAACGGCCGCCGCCTGGCCGACGACGCGTTGCTCGATGACGCGCTGCGCCACTTTGCCACGCACGGCCTGGGCGCCCTGTCCGTGGCCCGCGCCAACCTTGCAGCCGCCGAAAGCGCGGGCGACGCCACTGGGCGCGTTCGATGGCAGGCGATCTGTCAGGCGTTTGATCGCAGGACCACTCGCCTCCGTTGATCGATCGCGAAAGGTGACTCATCGAGGTGCCGACGGACCGCGTTGCAATTGATAACTAATTGCAAAGATTGTTTGCGCCGCTGCCCTATTGCCGGTTGCAATGAACGCCCCCCGGGCCTAGGTCCGCCATCGAATTCACGGGCTGCCGCGCCTGCGGGACGGGGCATGCCGACCGATGGCCGATCCCGCGCGATGGAAGGATTGCTCTCCCTATGGCCCGGAACAAGATCGCGCGCGCCAAGATCGCCCTCGTCGGCGCCGGCATGATTGGCGGCACGCTCGCTCATCTCGCCGCGAAGAAGGAAATGGGCGACATCGTCCTGTTCGATATTGCCGAGGGGATTCCCCAGGGCAAGGCGCTCGACCTCAGCCAATGCGGCCCGATCGAAGGGTTCGACGCGAAGGTCACCGGCACCAATTCCTACGAGGATATTGCCGGCGCCGACGTGGTGATCGTCACCGCCGGCGTGCCGCGCAAGCCGGGGATGAGCCGCGACGATCTGCTCGGCATCAACCTCAAGGTGATGAAATCGGTCGGCGAAGGCATCCGCGATCATGCGCCCGATGCCTTCGTTATCTGCATCACCAATCCGCTCGACGCGATGGTCTGGGCCCTGCGCGAATTTTCCGGCCTGCCGCACAACAAGGTGGTCGGCATGGCCGGCGTGCTCGACAGCGCACGCTTCGCGACGTTCCTCGCCTGGGAGTTCGGGGTTTCGGTGAAGGACGTGAACGCCTTCGTCCTCGGCGGACACGGCGACACGATGGTCCCGGTCACCAGCTACACCACCGTCAGCGGTATCCCGGTCAATGATCTTGCGAAGATCAAGGGGATCGACGCCAGCCGCATCGACGAAATCGTCCAGCGGACCCGTTCCGGCGGTGGAGAGATCGTCGGCCTGCTGAAGACGGGCAGCGCGTACTACGCCCCCGCCACCAGCGCAATCGCGATGGCCGAAGCCTACCTCGGCGACCAGAAGCGAATCCTCCCGGTCGCCGCCTACGTAGAAGGCAAGTACGGCCTCGACGGCCTCTACGTCGGTGTCCCCGCCGTCATCGGCGCGAACGGCATCGAGGAAGTGGTCGAGATCGCATTGTCGGATGAGGAGAAGGCCAACCTCAAGGTCTCGACCGACGCGGTCGAGGAACTCCTGGTGGCCTGCAAGGGGCTGGATAGCGAACTGGCTTGACGATGTTGGCGATCGACCAGCCACCGGTTGTCGAAGCGGTCGCCCCGTTGCCGACACCGTTCCGGGTGTTCCAGGAAGCGTGCCTTGAAGGCAATGCGACGCTGGACCCCGACCGTGTCGAGGCGGTAAAATTTCGTGAATTGCCCGAAGACGCCCAGATCATGATCCGGTTCGCGCTGCCGCTTGGATCGGCCAACAGCTGGTCGATGCGTCCGCCGATGACGTCACAGGTCATGGAGAGGATATATCGACTGGCTGGCGAATCCGATGCCTATCTCATGCTGCCCGACGGAACGGGCGACACCGGTTTCGCCAATGTGTGTTCGGTCGTCGTCGAGGGCGCGACGTTCGGCGACACGAGGGGTGCGATATTGCATGAACGCACGTCATCGAACTTGCCGAAATCCGCTCTAGGCAGTCGGGCCCTACCTTACGTGGCGCACTACGCCGATGGCTATCAACTTACGGCTGCCGAGCACAATGGCTGGGCGATCGCCGCAACTGTCCCGGGCCAGGTCCCGGTGGGAGAATCGAGCAAATGAGCATCCTCGTCGACAAGAATAC
This region of Tsuneonella aeria genomic DNA includes:
- a CDS encoding cell wall hydrolase, which produces MRNTPAPTRGPVYPRHRATWRDRIRALLTIDGPHRGRRMLTLAAAVTFPAMAAPGGWHALGPAAEAAPVRLMPFETAGLSFPGSAFYYLEDVSGLPDDAPPAPIATGARWDAEPALAPAVSAAAFRAAGSGLDKARALQCMTMALYYEAANEPADGQRAVAQVILNRVAHPSYPASVCGVVFQGSERRTGCQFSFTCDGSLARIPARAAWDRARGIAAAALAGYVHRPVGFATHYHATYVLPYWASSLENVGTIGLHTFYKWRGVAGRSDAFAARYRGHEPAAAPHPRAASPVADSAADPVVLAEAYEAARRKAADTAAFAPVASEFAASASSRTVAPAPVVDTLPQASNVKPEYANSGRWIAQPGARPAG
- the mdh gene encoding malate dehydrogenase, which produces MARAKIALVGAGMIGGTLAHLAAKKEMGDIVLFDIAEGIPQGKALDLSQCGPIEGFDAKVTGTNSYEDIAGADVVIVTAGVPRKPGMSRDDLLGINLKVMKSVGEGIRDHAPDAFVICITNPLDAMVWALREFSGLPHNKVVGMAGVLDSARFATFLAWEFGVSVKDVNAFVLGGHGDTMVPVTSYTTVSGIPVNDLAKIKGIDASRIDEIVQRTRSGGGEIVGLLKTGSAYYAPATSAIAMAEAYLGDQKRILPVAAYVEGKYGLDGLYVGVPAVIGANGIEEVVEIALSDEEKANLKVSTDAVEELLVACKGLDSELA